From the Deltaproteobacteria bacterium genome, the window GGGCGGCGCGGGCACAGCGCAATCACTTAGCATGTTGTTATCATGCGTGGGTATCCTTGAAAGTGAAAGCTCAAGAACTGGGCCAGACCCTGTATGCCGTGCGGGAGAGTTTGTTTAGTCATTACCTTCGCGCTGAACTACAAAACCCTCATGTCACGGCTTGTTAAGGTCCAAAGCGTAAGTCCTGAGTGGGCTGCTTCGTGCAGGAACAATTGCAAGTATGCAACGACATATCCAATCAGTACAGCACCAACGACCACGAGCCCGACGTCCGCAACGATGTGGCGTCCAGAGAACAGAAGGATCAGGATATGCAGGAGAATCAATGCCAGCCATCCGAGAGCAATCTGTACCCACACACGGCCCCACTGTGGGGAAAGCGTTTTTCTGAACTCTTGATACGTGACGCCAGATTTGTTGACCAGTGTTACCTCTTGTAGTTTTGCAAAGAGAGCATCATCCATAACCGTATCCGTACTTCTTCTTCAGCCAAAGGCATAGGGACAAAGTCGTTGAGTCTTATACGAAGCGGAGAACCGAAGCAAAGGCAGTACCTCTACAAGGAGAGATGATCGTGTAATGGGCAAGGTAGACCAATAGATCAACAAAATCTATTGGATATATTCTAGGAGAAGAGCTGAGATGAAGCACCGCCGAGTCTTGAATTCTCAGCGCTGGCCATAGAAGAAAACCTTTGCATTGAAAGATGAAGGACGACTCCTCTTTTTTAAAGAGACGTTCGTCCTTCGTTATGTCATCGATGAGAAAAAGTCAGGATAGGAAACCTTATGCCAACATAGTAACTTGCACAGGCTTCTCAGTAACGAAGATTTTCACCTCAGGTACAGATCACAAGAGAACGAGCCAAGTGCCAGGGTAAGAGCTGGTACAAATGACTATTAACTAACTGTTAGTTGCCCTTGACGACCGATTTATTCCACGCAACCGGCCAATATGTTGTTCCTCCACCAAAGGCTGTCACAAAGCACTGATCTATACTACATCCTTGCTCAGTGAAATTTCCATTATCTAGATAGAATTGTCCCGTGCTTGGACGGTAAATGCCAACCTTCGTTGCTCCACCCGTTCCTGTCCAATCCCCAGCGATCGGACGATCTCCAGTTATTCCTAATCCAAAGTTGAAATCGCCTCCTGCAGGATCCCACGTTCCGTTGCCATTCTTATCAAAATAAAAGAGGCCACTACCTTGAGCACGGTAAACGCCGATTTCGGACCAGCGGGCGCAGTTGTGCAGTTATCGAACTCCTTCGATAACTGTTCTTATAGAAGGAAGATAGTTATGGAAGGTAAGCTGCTTCAGGGCGGCAGTAAACATGTGAGAGCGCGACACTTTCGTCACACTTAGCCCTGAATTGCCTTTCCATAACGCTGCCATCCTTCAGGGCCACACCGGAAGGAGAGCAGCATGTTAACTACCTCTGGCAAGAAGCCGCGGACGCAGGAGCACTATCGCTCGGGTTCCACAGATCCCCACTTTGAGACGTTCAGTACCTGGCTGGAAGCGCGCGGCTATCATCCTCGGTATCGTCGTCACTTGTTGAGCGGCGCCCACCGCTTCGCACTCTGGAGCCACCACGGGAAAGGCGTCGCGCGGGAACTCAATGTCCATGCCCTGGAAGAGTTTCAGCGTGAGCTGCAAACCCAGCAGCTGCTGCGTTATCCCAATGGGGGGTATAGCGATCTCTTTATGGGAGCGCGCCACTTGGTGACGTTCCTCGAAGCGAGCGGACACGCCGCCCCGCTCCCCTCGGTATCGTCTGATCCCCAGTTATTCGTTGACTTTTGCGACTGGATGCAAACTCACCGTGGGGTTTCGGCGGTCACGCTCACCAACTATCGTCGTCCGCTGCTCGCTTTCCTGCAGACGCTGGGAGAGGATCCCACGCAGTATGACGCCCGTGCGCTGCGTGTCTTTATCCTGCAGCAAACCAAGGGGCACGGGGTGAGCTCGGCGAAGACCGTGGTCACCACGGTTCGAACGTTTCTCCGCTTCCTGATTGCGGTTGGCCAGTGCGCGCCGGAGCTGACGTATGCCATTCCCACCGTCGCCTCTTGGCGGTTAGCTTCCTTACCTCGGTACCTCTCAGCTGAGGCCATAGAGTGCATGCTGGTCAGTTGTGAGATCACTACTCTGATCGGCCTCCGGGATCGGGCCGTCCTCTTACTGTTGGCACGGCTGGGGCTGCGGGCGGGCGATGTCGCAGCGTTACGACTCACCGATATCGACTGGCACGCCGGTACGATCCAAGTGGTCGGGAAGATGCGCAGGCAGACCTGCTTGCCACTTCCCCAAGAGGTCGGAGAGGCCATCCTCGCCTATCTCAAACTCCGCCCCTTACGAACCACCGAGGCGGTCTTTCTCACTACCAGTGCTCCTATCGTAGCGCTCACTCGCCAAGCGGTGGGCAAGATTGCCACGCGTGCGATACAGCGGGCAGGAATTGCGACGCCCGTCCATGGATCGCATATCCTACGCCATTCGGCAGCGACCCTCATGCTTCGCCATGGCGTTCCCTTACCAGCCATTGCCGCCGTGCTCCGCCATAGTTCCATGGAGACAACAACGGGGTATGCTAAAGTCGATGTGCCGCTCCTCCAGCAGGCTACGCAACCCTGGCCGGAGGTGACCTCATGCTCATGACAGCGGTCGATACTTATTTGGCCGTCCGGCGCGCAACAGGCTTTGCGCTCAAAGCGTGCGATGGATATTTACGTAACTTCGCGCACTTTGCCACGGGACGAGGCGAGACCCATGTGGTCACCTCCACTGCCATCGCCTGGGCAGCCAGTGCATCGTCAGAGGCACAACGACACAATCGGTTACAAACCGTCGTCCGCTTTGCGCGCTTTATGCACGCCGAGGATATACGGCATGAGATCCCACCAGCAACGGTGTTCTGTGGACGACGCCAGCGTCCTACCCCATACATCTTTAGTGATGCAGAACTCCAGCGTCTGGTGACTCACGCCCAGCAGCTCGGGCCTGTCGGGTCGCTGCGGCCTCATACCTACAGCACGCTGTTTGGCCTGCTGGCGGCAACGGGTATGCGACCGACAGAAGCGCGGGCACTCCACCTCAGCGATCTCACCCCAGAAGGGCTCATCATCCGGGAAAGTAAGTTCAAGAAAAGTCGCCTACTCCCGCTGCACGACACGACCTGGGTGGCGTTGAGAAGCTACGTAGATCGACGACGGCGCGTGGCAGGCCATAATCCCCATCTCTTTGTGTCCTGCCGAGGCAGTCGACTCTCTCACACTGTCGTGGCGGAAACCTTCCATGCCGTCGTACAAGCCGCAGGGGTAGCACGTAAGCCTGGCAGATCACGCCCGCGACTGATGGACCTCCGGCATACGTTTGCGGTGAGAGGACTCCAGACGTGTTCCAATGCCCGCGAACACGTTGGCCGCCAGGTGCTTGCGCTCATGACCTATCTGGGCCACGCCAAGGTCGAAAGCACCTATTGGTACTTGGAGAGCACGCCGGAACTCTTGATCGATATTGCGCAACGCTGCGAAGCGTTTATCACGGGAGGTGACCAATGACGCTGATTGCTCCACATTTGACCGCTTTTTTACGCGAACGCCTGCCACTTCAACGCGGCGCCAGCCCGCATACGTGTGACAGTTACGCCTATAGCTTCCAGTTGCTGTTAACTTTTGCCAGCCAGCGCTGTGGTCTCCCCCCGTCCCAGCTGACGCTGGAGCAGCTCGACGCTCCGCTCGTGATGGAGTTCTTAACCACGCTGGAAACCGAGCGGAGGAACAGCCCGACTACCCGCAATGCCCGTCTCGCCGCGATCAAATCCTTCATGCACTTTCTGGAGTATCGGGTTCCGGCCTTGCTGGAGCAGATCAGGCGGGTGCTGGCCATTCCCACGAAGAAAACTGAACAGCCGTTGATTCCTCATCTCTCCCTCGTGGAAATGCAAGCTATTCTGAACGCACCGGATCTCCGCACGCGCTACGGCGTGCGGGACCGGGCGATGCTCCATGTCTGCTTCGCCGCAGGCCTACGCGTTGCGGAACTCCTCACACTGCCGGTGACGGCGGTGACCTGGCACGCCACGCCCACTCTTCATATTCAGGGCAAAGGGCGACGGCATCGTGCCCTCCCGCTGTGGAAACAGACAGCGGACGATCTGCGAGCCTGGTTAGCGGTGCGGGGAGAGATCGCCCTCCCAGAACTCTTCTTTAGTGCCCAAGGCCGGGCGATGACGCGGGTGGGCTTCTCGTACGTGTTACGCAAGTATGTCGACCAAGCGACTCTCGCGTGTCCTTCCCTGCGGGACAAGACTGTATCTCCTCATGTCTTGCGGCACACCTGTGCAATGATGATCTACCAAGCCACCGGCGATCTCCGCAAAGTCTCGCTGTGGTTGGGGCATGCTGATATGCAAGCGACAGAGGCCTATGTCCGAGCCGATCCCACGGAGAAACTCGATGCCCTCGACGCGGTCGTTCCGCCAGCATTGCGTCGTGGTCAATTCACCGTGCCCGATCGCTTGATTGCCTCCTTACGCGGTCAATAGTTATGCAACGTGATCAGAATCGAGACCTCCGATGGAATCGACTCTGATCATTCATAACCTTCCATAACTATCTTCCTTCTATAAGAACAGTTATCGAACTCCTTCGATAACTGTTCAACTGCGCCCGCTGGTCCGTTCTATGCCCAGCGCCCCATTCCTTCACTCGTCCCTTAAACTGCTGGTGAGTCTCCATTTCACTCGCAGTCCGACCCCTGAACTTTTACATAAGACCCAAAGAGCAGAGAATTTCAACGTCAAAGCTCATCCTGACCCCCCAACCTCTCCCTCTCTCCTAAACGTCCGATAAGGGGCTCGTATGTCAAGTTTCGCCCACTCTAACCTGCTGATTTTGTTACAGTTCGGAAACTGGTTGTGAATTATTGCAAAAGGATACACCAAGAGGTGTTGTTTGCAGCACTGCTAGCGCCTGTTTTGTACATGACAAAATACGGAGCGGGAAAAAGTTTGGTGAGATTTTCTGCCTGTTGAAGCGGAGGTAGCGATAGCGCTACTTCTCTTGACTGCGACAGAGGAATGCTCCGCGTAAAGAGTCGAATACAAGTCTGCAATTATCTCAAATGTCACACCCAAAACGCGGAGAAGGCAATCGCTTTGTGAAGCTTGCGCCGGATTATTGACTCTGCTCTGAAGAATCCGTAACTCAACTCTGACCGGTTTGATAAGTCCCGGAACGGCTGCTTCTGAGTAATCAGGTGCTATTCCTTGCGTCAGCAGGGTGAGAATCGGTCGCCGGGGGCGAACCGGTTTTTATCACTCGCGTTTACCATTTCTGTCCACCCGTCTTCACAATAACTTTCTGTGAACTCAAGTCTGTGCGGAAGCTTCTTGCGCCGCTTCTTCAATGAGTTTGGCGGAGACTCCCCGTTTCTTCAGCGCTTCTGCCAAGCGCGCAGCGGGACCAAAGAGATGAATGGCCTCATCGCGGCGCAATCCCTCACTGATATACGCTTTGAGTAGCGCCTGGTACCCCGAGAATCCCTTGTGCGGCGCAATCAACTTCAGTGACTTCACCACGTCTGCAGGAATCCGCAGCGTGATCGAAGTCATGGGCCGATCCTTTCTCAGTCGAGCCTTCAGCCGATTAGGAATCATACTCTTTGCGCTCCTCCGGTGTCGCTTTCCGAGCCGAAATGATGCGGATGTATTCGCCCTCGATCTCAATGTGCACGACAAACAACATACGCCCCAGCGTGTCGAAGCCGATGACGGCATCCCGTGCTTCCTCGTTGCGGGAGGCATCAACGAGTCGAAAGAAAGGATCAAAGAATACTTCCGCCCCACGCTCGAAAGTGATGCCGTCGTGCGTAGCAATGTTGAGGCGTGCTTTCTCTTCGTCCCAGACGAACGTTGTCCCGTTGAGTTCGTAGCGAACATCCACTACGACAAATGTGTCATTGTGTATGTACTTTGTCAATACATACCATATTGTCTATCCTGCTTTCCGAGTTTTGCTGAGCCTTGGAGGTATTTCGTCGCCTGGTCGCGGCGGTTCGCCCCTTTTGCGGTGCATCAGCTTACGAAACGCGGCTCGGTCCGCGCGTTGCCGGCGATCGGCAAAAAATGAGGCCGTTTCTAAGGCGGCAATCTTCTCGGCGACGGCGGTCACCACGAATTGGTTAATGCTGGTACCGTCTTCTTTGGCTAGCCGCGTGACGGCAGCTTTGATGGAATGTGGGAGTCGGAGTGGATAGGTCGTTATGGGTTTCATCTGCGTATCCTCGGAGAACACATGGGACGCTATTCTCTGGCGTCTTATCGTCGCTTCCCTTGTCCGTGCCTTTCTCATGCTGCGATTGCGGTTGTACACCATACACATGTATATAAGTATGTATGTACATACCTACTTAGCATCTTCCACGTTCTCACGGACGAACTGATCAATCAGACCGACAATAATGTCGGTATCGGTTTGTCGCCGTTTTGCCGCGATGATACGTAACTGATCTGCAAGGCGGATAGGAATGTTGAAGGTCTTGGCGCGTGTGGGTTCCTTTCCTTGGACAAAATCGTTTGCAGAGTTATTGCCCCGAGGAGAATGAGCAGTGAGTTTTGCTGAGACGGTCTTGGTCAGCGTGAATTTCTTTGCCATTTAGAGAGCCCTCTTTAATTCCTTGAAAAATGATTTCATCTCTGAAGCCGCCTTACCGCCTTTGTCGTATTCGACAACAGACAGACCGAGTGCGGCAGATTCTTTGTACGCCACGTAGAGATGTAGAACTGTATCCATCAACGGATACTTGAGCGACGCAAAAGGATAACAGCAATACACCCCCAGAGTTATCGTGCAGCTTCCTGATGAGGCGCAGCTTAGGCCGCTCTCGCGGTAGGGGTAGTCGAGAGGCGTTTGATCTGCTTGATGCGCTTTGCGCCAGGGCCGTGCTGGGCATGATATAGATCCCAGGCCAGTTGTAAGTTGAGCCAAAACTGCGCTTCCATCCCGAACAATGCTTCCAGCCGTAGCGCGGTATCAGGCGTCACGCCACGTTTGGCGTGTAGCAATTCGTTCAAGCGCGGGTAAGAAATTCCTAAGCGTTGCGCGACTTCCGTTTGCGTGAGATTCAAGGGGCGGAGAAATTCTTCACGCAACATTTCGCCGGGGTGAGTTGGCGGGCCGTGGCTTGGTATGCGTACCATACGTTGCTCCCTTAATGATAATCAACAATCTCGACGCTTGCGGGTCCTGCACTCGTCCACACAAAGCAGACCCGGTACTGTACGTTGATGCAGATACTGTGTTGTCCTTCCCGATCGCTTACCAAGGCCTCTAAATTATTGGCGGGTGGGATACGTAAGGACAGCAACGAGACTGCCGCGTTTAATTGATCCAGCTTGCGCTGCGCAACGCGCCACAGCGCGACCGGACACGTTTGCCGGGCTGCCTTGGTTGCTTTGCGGTTGAAAATATCCTCCGTGCCTTGTGTGGCAAAGGACACAATCATTCTTCCTCCACCGCAGTCAACCCAATCCTCACAGTCCGACTATAACGGATAGCGTTATACGTGACAATGCAATAACTACTTATCCGTACAATTATTTCAACGAGCCCCTTCCCTTCTACGATTGAGAGACTGTTCGCGACTGTGTTGATGGTACTCTGCTGAGGGTACGATTTGAAGTCACTAATAGTTATAAAATAGAAGCAAGGAAAAATGGGCGAGTTACGCCGTCACGGGAGGAGTAGAGGGAACTGTTGCACTACCCTGCATCAATGAAAGAGACCTCTGGTACAGTTCTTCACTGTGAGTGCGGACATACTGCTCAACGTGTTGCATATCTTCTTCATCGCCGGGAAGCAGAAAGCGGACTTCGTCCATGAGGTCCTGCGTAAACTGTCCAAGCGTGGCACCGCTCATGTACCCTGGGTCAGTCTCCGCAAGCATGAGATCCAGCATCTCGCGGATCTCACTTTCTCGGGTCAGGCTATTAGTAAACGCTTTCGCCATAGAGCACCTGTGTCTCTAGAAAAATCCTATAGGTCCATTATAGATCGGAAGCAAGGGTTCCGACACATTGACAAATCCTAGCACGTGAATGGGGATATATGTGAGCCCTGGAGCATACATTTTCATAAACGCATACGTCGGCAGTTTGTGGGGAATCGGGGCTGGCTTGTTTTCCACGTACCTTTCATCAACCTCAAAGACAACCATCGGCTCATGTCTGCGGTAGGCCGGGACCATGTGAATGTAATATGCGTACGCTGCGGTTCCTATACGAGCGGTATGAATGAGCAACCCGTGCGCCAGGATTTTCGGAATAATTTCTAACGCTTCAGCATGGTTCCCTTTTGCGATCACGTGACAACCTCTGATCAGCGCCACCCTTCCCCCTTGTCTTTATTAGGATCGGGATCACTTGTATTTTCTGCTGATTTTTGGGGCAGCAGGAGGAAAACTCCAATTTTAGGACCATGCCTTGTGTGACTACTCCCGATCGACGGATATCCTACGCATATTAGAGTCCTAAAGAAATTTCCTTTCGATTGCTTTTGTATATCGGTAAGAGTATAAAAACATATCATAAATTAATCGAAATGATAGATATGATTATTGCAGTAGGAAATGTCAAAGGTGGCGTTGGAAAAACCACTCTTGCAGTTAACCTTGCCATCTCTCTCGCTCGTTCAGGTCGAGATATTTTGCTGATTGATGGAGACGAACAGCAGACAGCTATGGCTTTTACTGAACTGAGAAACACCAATTTGAACGGCAAGGCGGGCTACACGGCTGTGGCCTTGCAAGGTGCAGCGATCAGAACTCAAGTTCGACAACTCGCTCCGAAGTACACCGATATTGTCATAGACGTAGGAGGACGGGACAGTGGTAGTCTACGGGCAGCCTTAACCGTGGCAGATACCGTGCTCATACCTGTACAGCCTCGCAGCTTCGATCTTTGGGGTGTGGATCAAACCGCTGACTTAGTCAAAGAAGCGAGAGAGATTAATGATCATTTGCGGGCCGTGGCAGTTCTGAATGCCGCCGACCCGCAAGGGCATGATAATGACGATGCAGCAACCGCATTGCAGGAAATTGAAGGACTCGAATACGCGCCTGTGCCGATCGTTCGCCGTAAGGCATTTCCAAATGCGGCGGCGGCAGGTCTTTCTGTTCTTGAACACAATGACCCGAA encodes:
- a CDS encoding integrase: MLTTSGKKPRTQEHYRSGSTDPHFETFSTWLEARGYHPRYRRHLLSGAHRFALWSHHGKGVARELNVHALEEFQRELQTQQLLRYPNGGYSDLFMGARHLVTFLEASGHAAPLPSVSSDPQLFVDFCDWMQTHRGVSAVTLTNYRRPLLAFLQTLGEDPTQYDARALRVFILQQTKGHGVSSAKTVVTTVRTFLRFLIAVGQCAPELTYAIPTVASWRLASLPRYLSAEAIECMLVSCEITTLIGLRDRAVLLLLARLGLRAGDVAALRLTDIDWHAGTIQVVGKMRRQTCLPLPQEVGEAILAYLKLRPLRTTEAVFLTTSAPIVALTRQAVGKIATRAIQRAGIATPVHGSHILRHSAATLMLRHGVPLPAIAAVLRHSSMETTTGYAKVDVPLLQQATQPWPEVTSCS
- a CDS encoding integrase, with product MLMTAVDTYLAVRRATGFALKACDGYLRNFAHFATGRGETHVVTSTAIAWAASASSEAQRHNRLQTVVRFARFMHAEDIRHEIPPATVFCGRRQRPTPYIFSDAELQRLVTHAQQLGPVGSLRPHTYSTLFGLLAATGMRPTEARALHLSDLTPEGLIIRESKFKKSRLLPLHDTTWVALRSYVDRRRRVAGHNPHLFVSCRGSRLSHTVVAETFHAVVQAAGVARKPGRSRPRLMDLRHTFAVRGLQTCSNAREHVGRQVLALMTYLGHAKVESTYWYLESTPELLIDIAQRCEAFITGGDQ
- a CDS encoding integrase yields the protein MTLIAPHLTAFLRERLPLQRGASPHTCDSYAYSFQLLLTFASQRCGLPPSQLTLEQLDAPLVMEFLTTLETERRNSPTTRNARLAAIKSFMHFLEYRVPALLEQIRRVLAIPTKKTEQPLIPHLSLVEMQAILNAPDLRTRYGVRDRAMLHVCFAAGLRVAELLTLPVTAVTWHATPTLHIQGKGRRHRALPLWKQTADDLRAWLAVRGEIALPELFFSAQGRAMTRVGFSYVLRKYVDQATLACPSLRDKTVSPHVLRHTCAMMIYQATGDLRKVSLWLGHADMQATEAYVRADPTEKLDALDAVVPPALRRGQFTVPDRLIASLRGQ
- a CDS encoding BrnT family toxin, giving the protein MDVRYELNGTTFVWDEEKARLNIATHDGITFERGAEVFFDPFFRLVDASRNEEARDAVIGFDTLGRMLFVVHIEIEGEYIRIISARKATPEERKEYDS
- a CDS encoding toxin-antitoxin system HicB family antitoxin, coding for MKPITTYPLRLPHSIKAAVTRLAKEDGTSINQFVVTAVAEKIAALETASFFADRRQRADRAAFRKLMHRKRGEPPRPGDEIPPRLSKTRKAG
- a CDS encoding HigA family addiction module antidote protein, whose amino-acid sequence is MVRIPSHGPPTHPGEMLREEFLRPLNLTQTEVAQRLGISYPRLNELLHAKRGVTPDTALRLEALFGMEAQFWLNLQLAWDLYHAQHGPGAKRIKQIKRLSTTPTARAA
- a CDS encoding plasmid maintenance system killer protein, producing the protein MIVSFATQGTEDIFNRKATKAARQTCPVALWRVAQRKLDQLNAAVSLLSLRIPPANNLEALVSDREGQHSICINVQYRVCFVWTSAGPASVEIVDYH
- a CDS encoding chromosome partitioning protein ParA, with the translated sequence MIIAVGNVKGGVGKTTLAVNLAISLARSGRDILLIDGDEQQTAMAFTELRNTNLNGKAGYTAVALQGAAIRTQVRQLAPKYTDIVIDVGGRDSGSLRAALTVADTVLIPVQPRSFDLWGVDQTADLVKEAREINDHLRAVAVLNAADPQGHDNDDAATALQEIEGLEYAPVPIVRRKAFPNAAAAGLSVLEHNDPKAIDEFKRLTKFLFVYR